CATGTCTCAGCTTctcagcagatgatggtctaagtacttgggttcctgtcatccacacgggagaccctgatggatctggttcctggcttagtcTGAactagtcctggctactgtgagcctttcgggagtgaaccaacagaaaaaagctctctccttctctgtctctgacactctgcctttcaactcaaataaaataaatccttgaaaaaaaaacctttccacATAACCAAAAAAGACAAGCttactaatttattttataaggCTAGCATAATCCTGATACCACAACTTATCAAGTATAGAAATAGATTACAATTGAACAATCTCAGTAGTAATAAAACACAAATactctaaataaaatattagtaaattatTACATGATTGTATAAAAAAAGAGACAGGAATGAACCAAGTAAGGTTAATTCCAGAATAGATGGCTGactcaacatttaaaaatctatttatataaaactatttatatataaataaattaatggaaaatgatatgattatttcaacagaTGCTATAATCATTTGATAATTTAAAGCCAATTAACACCTTTTATAAAAGAGCAATAGAAAGAAATGGCCTTATCACAGTGTAATATATATCAAGAACCAAAATTAAACTTTGCACTTaatggaatattttcatcatatttagaaataaagatGTCTGTAACCTTCATAATTATTAAATAGTGTTTGGCAGTCATgtttaatattagaaaataaaatgcacacctgttataaaaaagagtaaaaactataattatcattatctattaagaaaaataaaatgaattatctgAAAAACTATGTAATCCGATAAGAAAGTATTAAAAATGATGGCAagataaaataaaaccagaagttatttttattacatattaGCATTACccatttagaaaatatattagaatctcttctcagccttttggctaaaatcaagtatagaaaatatattagaaaaatccACTTCACAATAATAAAACTCATAAATTACATAACTTTTTTAACAAATGTGCTCAACACAGAAGAAAATTATAAACACTACCAAGAGACATAAAATATGACTTTAATAAATTTACATTAAGACCAACGGCAATTATTTGCTTGCTAAATGTTGGGCCCTGAGCTAAATtacttatatatattatatcattTAACCATCTTAATAATCTAATTAAGCAttatgtttgtttcctttttacaAGTGAAGAACCTGAAGACAGCAGAAACCAGGTAACTCGCCTAAGGACACAGAGCCCTGCAGGGGTGGGAAAGCTTATTTTCAGCCAAGAGCCACTTGGAAATTTATCATACTcacaggccacacaaaattatcaacttaaaaattaacctgctgtagatttattgaattttgggtTCCACCTGAAGTTGCCTTGGCATGgttagaccaaatgatttcacagaccATTCCCCTTCATTACCCCCTTATCCCTCTAAAGAGTAAAGACAACATTCAAATACAGCTTTGTCTGACTCAAGGCCCAGGCTCATAATAAATTACTAAGTAAATAAAAGcagttgaaaattaaaatgagttGAGGAACCAGTCAGATAACTTAAATGATTAAGGAAAAGGAGGGAAAatgtgaataaattaaaaaatgcatgcCTTGCTTGAACTGAAAAACTCATTCAGCAACTACTGCTATGTGGGACTACAGGTCCAATACTGACAATTTTCCAATCCTTCTAACTGAGCTAGCAACCTAGATGTGGATATGTTATGCTTTCATGACTTTAAGGGGAAAGGGAATACGATGGGAGAAAATGGTGGAGTAGGTAGCTCCAAGAATCTATTCCTGAACAGAAACAATGAAAAAGTGAGCAAAAActtaccaaaataattttttcataactaTGAAAAATAGACAAAGGTTTATGgtaatcaaaaaaaagaaagggaaagggagggtaggagggaggaagggtagaaactgagagaggaaaggaatatcattttattcttagaattgtagctatgaactatactgaatgttaaaaaatttaaaaaccaaaaaaaaaaaaaagtggccattTACAAACAATAAAAGAGTGTTGCAGCACTACTATTTGCTCTTGCTCTCCCTTTCCCTGATTTTGCAGCAATTTGGGTGATGGTAGCTAAAATTCAGTGTGGGACCATAGTCCCTGGCTCCAAAAGCAGAGCAGACCTGGTAAACAATTGCAtttggtgccagcgctgtggcgcactgagctaagcctctgcctgtggtgccagcatcctatatgggtgccagttcgtgtcctggctgctcctccttagattcagctctctactgtggcctgggaaagcagtagaagatggcccaggtgcttgggcccctgtacccacatgggagacccagaagaatctcctggctttggattggcctagctccagctgttgcagccatttggggagtgaaccaatgtatggaagacctctctttctctctgtctctccctctgtctgtctgtaactctacctctcaaataaatatattaaaaaaaatttttaaattgtgtttatcCGTCTTTACCTGTCTGGGGGCTACCTGAAGAACTAACATgggtgctttcttttctttcacctAATTCAGAATGTTCTCATAGTGTGAAAATGGCTATAAAGaggatacttttcttttttaaaaactagtgaTTTACCATCACTTCCTAAGGCATTATatcctgatttttttctaaagatttatttatttatttatttgaaaatcagagatacatttagacagggagagtcagagagatagagagatcttccatctgctggttcactcccaaaatggcagcaatggctagggtggggccaggccaaagccaggaccaggagctatgtccaggtctcccacatggatgcaagggcacaagcacatggctatctttggctgctttcccaggcacattagcaaggagctgaattggagtggagcagctgggacttgaaatggtgcccatatgaaatgccaacactgcatatggcagcttaaccatAGCAGCTTAATGCACCACAGCATCGACCCCAAGAGGACATTTTTCAAATACACTGACAGGTAATTTGCTGAAAACTGGGTCCAAAGATTACAACTAATACAAACAGTAGACACTCTGAAAGCTTGGAGAGAAAAGCTGGGGAAAGAGATTATTTAAACAATTAGTGCATTGAAAGGTTCCTGAAGGAACTAGATACTAAAAGAGAGCTGAGAAAATACTAATCTTTCAGTTATGACTAGTTGTGGGCTCACTGCGAGCAGGAAGTAAAAGTTATGGCAGAGTTGTAAATGTGCCTAAGTGTTGAAGGACTTATGCCCCACAGAGTCTACCTATAAAACGTGTAAAAGGCTTTTTGTCTCTTTTCGACTTGAGGCATTCAAGAAAATCTGTCAATACACTAGCTGCTACAAACTAAAAGAAAGGCTTCCGAGATCACACGTGAGAAAGATACGGTCTTTACGAAAATAGCTAGAAAAGTCACTGAGCAAACAATTGTGCCCACACcaagcaacaaaaagaaatgcaaagataGGAACAAATATGATTTCCAAAGTTACCAGATGATAATATACAAAATTTCCAGTTttcaaattttggattttttatgaAGCATGCAAAGAAACAAAGTATGGCTCATTCCCAttagttaataaaaattattactgAACTGACATTGAACATGATAGACAAAAACGTTACATGAATCATCTTAAATTTGCTCAAAGAGCTAATAGTAACTATGGACAAACAGCAAAAGGAGATCAGGAGAATGATGTATCAAGAAATAGAGAACAGAAGAAGgttatttggtacagcagttaagttgccacttgggatgcctacatcccacattagaattcctggtttgagtctgcctactctgcttttgagtcagcttcctgctaaagtacatcctgagaggaagcagatggtGGGTCAGGTGCTTTGGTCTCTGCTACCTatggcagagacctggattaatttctgggctcctagcttcagcctggcctagccctggctattatgagcatttggagagtgaatcagcagataaagatctgtgtgtgtgttttgtgtgtgttttctctctctttctttgaatttcaaataaaatgaaaataataatttttttcaagaatagCAACAAGGagatagaaattataaaaagaactCTATTAAAGTTGCAGAATTCAAAATTAtaataactgaaacaaaaaatatctctAGAGTTTCAACAGCTAATTTGAGCAGGCAAAAGAATGAATTAGCAAACTTGAAAGGTCAGCTGAAATTATTCGATCTGAAGAGcagaaaataataatgaagaaaaattaacagAGCTTCAGGAATCTATGAGACATCATCAAGTGTACTACAAATGCATAATGGACCAGAGTGGAGATAAGAggcagaaagaatatttgaagaaataactcTGAAAATTCccaaattatcaaaataaaagcATTCACACTCAAGGagcttttaaaaaactcaaatagggcaggcattgcagcacagtgggttaagccatcgattgggatgcccacatccctaaTGGAGTACTTGTGATTCAGTGCCACCTTCTACTTCCAGCCCAACCTTCTAATAATGTCCTTGGGaggagcagatgatgactcaactacttgggtccctgatagcaaagtgggagacctgggtggagtttctggctcttggttttgacctggcccatccctagctgttgcaagcacttagaagtgaaccagtggatagaaaatctagccctgtctcttctttctctgtcaaacaaataaataaaacattaaaaacaacacTTCAAGACGAATAAACACAAAAGACTCACATTGATACATTATAACCAAACTGCCAAAGGACAAAGagtttttgaaagaggaaatcctgaATGCAGCAAAAAGAGAAGCAATTCCACATATGAGAATCTTCAAGATCAACAGCCAATTGCTCAGCAAAACTCATGGAGGTAAGAAGGCAGTGGGATGACATACTTCAAATACCGACAGAAAAATGCTATCAACCAAGGATTCTACATCTAACAAAACTATCATTCATAAGTAAAGAAGAAGTTaagactttttccagatatgactgaaagaGTTCATCCATAGTAGGCATGCCAATCAAGAAACTCTAAAGAAAGACTTTCAAGtagaaatgaaggaaaacagaTAGTAATTTGAAGCTATATGAAGAAATAATGAATGCTGATATAGGCACTTGTCTAGGTAAATGTAAAAGCCAAAATTACTGTATTTTTGGtttccaagttttttttcttatattacttAAATTACAGCTGAATAATTATAAATTCATATTAACTGCACAAAATTTAGAAATATGTAgtttgtggctggcgccgcagctcactaggctaatcctctgcctgcggcgctggcactccgggttctagtcctggttgagacgccagattctgtcccagttgcacctcttccagtccagctttctgctgtggtccaggaaggcagtggaggatggcccaagtccttgggccctgcacctgcatgggagaccaggaggaagcacctggctcctggcttcggatcggcacagcgcaccggccacagcggccatttgtggggtggaccacggaaggaagacctttctctctctctctcactgtctaactctgcctgtccaaaaaaaaaaaaaaagaaatatgtagttTGTGACAATATAAAATGAGAGGAATAGAACTATATTGGCAAAGAATGTTTTATATCACTGAAATTAAGATAGTTTTAATTCAAAATAAGTTGTTATAAATTTAAGAGATTAATTATAATCCCCAGGTAACCACAAACAAAACAAtaactaaaaaatatatatttaaagtaataaGAAATGAGTCAACATTACAAACTACAAAAAAAGTCAATTTAACATAAAGTAATACTGTAATGGAAGAATTAAAGAcaaataatatatgatatatattaaacAAATAGCAAAATTTCAGAAGCTGTGTCCGTCCTtatgagaaattattttattttaaatgtagatgGATTGAATTCTCTAATTAAAGGATACACATTGTCAGAATGTATTTTTAATGATCCAACTATATGCTGTCTATGTGAGATCTTATTACTTCCAGACACAAATAagttgaaagtaaaaggatagaaaaatgtATGCCATAGTATAAGATTCAATAGTTCTATATAGGATATTGTAACCAAAAGAGAGCTGACATTGTTATACCAATATCATACAAAATAGGATTTTAGTAAGAAACTGTTACGAGACAACTAAATTACACATTGATAACAAAGTATCAAGAAAACAACAGGATATCATAATTATAAATCTATTTATAGCTAAAAGTAGAACTCCAAGATGTATGAAGCAACATTGACAGACTCAAAGGGAGAATGATAGTTCTGCATTAATAGCTATTTCAGTGTTTCAGTTTCAATAATGAATAGAATGCCTAGAGAATACTTCAACATGAAAATGCAACCTTATAAGCCAATTATATCTAAGAGACATAAAGAATATTCCACCCAACAATATCAAATAAGCATTCTTCTCACAGAATATATTCTGGAATAAACCATATGTTTGGCTATGGAACAAATCaatatatttcaaaagatttaAATCTAAGTATCTTCTCTGAACATAGTAGGATGAAGTTAATGATCAATAACAGGAGTAAATCTACAaagttcaaaaatatttggaaattaacacACTTTTAAAACAACCAAAGTGCCAAAGAAGAAAGCACAAAAGAAATGAGATAATACCTtgagatgaatgaaaatgaaaacacaacacacCAAAACTTAAGGGTACAGCAATACTATAGATATAGATTTGCACAGCAGAATTCCATAAGGATATACaccaaaatgttaataaaaacttTTTCTTGAGGGTTTGGGAGAAATTGTTTTCCATGCCTGGGTTTCCTATTTTTCCTATGGTAACTACATTTAACTTACAATATGGAAGAACAAATCTAATACACCAAGGCCCATTCAAAGCGGCAAACCACAGCCTATCACCTCTCTCACCCAAAACACAATGTCTTTTTCCTCTAGGCATTTATAAATACAGGCAGATCTCACCCACAAATTTATATTCAACAAACCCTTCTTGAGCACCAATTATGTTGGGCTCTACTACAtaaatgatttatttcacttCAGTGTGCCTGAATTCCCCTTCTGCTCCTAGGTATGACACCAAGGGTACCCACTCTCCCTGTCACACTTAGATCACAACTCTTTGTATTTGGACCTTCTGTCACATCTCTCAtgactgaatacaataaaaatcCTTAGCGATGGAGTGTCTGGCTTCAGACTATCATTCCTTGGCCTGCCTCAGTGATTTTTTTAGACTtcagaaagtgaaaataaaacatcCCATCAACAGCTTTATACTGTCCAACTGCTAAAAGGAGACAGCCAGCTGACTCGGAAGTGCATTCTTAGGGTTTATTTCAAAAAAGGCAGAGCCAAATCTAAAAGCCAGACCCTGGGCCACCACCACTAAGTGAAAATTCTCCGCTTGTTCAATATTCCTTGTGTgttccccaccccaacccctttCTTTACAGCCTTTCTTTCTGGGATTCTGGTTTGGCGTCCTCCTCCTAACCTTCCTTTCTGCTCTAAGACCACCAGATAGCGGGATTTTACAAGCCAACCTCCTTGGATCGCCCTCCCTCTGGCAGCCCAGCCCTCGATCCTATGTCCAGGTCAGCAAGCGAACACCTTAGGGCTTGAGCTTCCACAGCCAGGGCAGTCCTTCCCAGTCGGGATACTACAGAGCTGTTCACCCACCTTTCGAGACAGGGAAGAGGCTATTCCTGCGGGCACGAACTGCCAAGGAGTGTGTGCGGGTAGGAGCCCCGAGCGATTCTGTAATCTACGTGTGAGGAGGACTAAACTTTCGATACCACTGACAAGACTGGCAACGGTACTATTTGCAAAGACAGTATCGACAAACAACAAGTGAACACGATTTGGCTACATCACCACAATACCACCTGGAGTTTTAAGAAGACGAACACTGAGCAGCACCATTTGCTGGCGGTGCCCAATACTAATGCACTGCGCTGCCCAACTGTGAGGAGAGACAAAAGTCAGTACCCAACAAAACGTGAATTCACTTCGTGGGCAGTTAGAACCTCTGCCAGCTAGGAGGGCCTCTGCTGGCTGGCCGCACGTTCACCTGCTCACATTCTGGAGGTCATTCATTGGAGGCGCGGTTCCTGAAGCAGCCATTTCGCCACACAGCGTGGTGAACTTCCGGGAAACAAGGAGCGCCGGTTCCCATGCCGCAGGACACCTAGCCAGCTGCTAGGGGGTAGaaagccctggctgccctggtgtGGAGATCACCTCCTCTCAGGAGAAAGCCTCGCCCCGGTACTGGCATTCATTCTGCAGCGTCAGCAGAAGGACGCTCCTCCCGCTCTGACGTGGCTGGCGCCAGGCCAAGGGCAAGGCACCGCCCACTCCCTCGCCCCGCCCCGGAACAAAGCCTCAAAGCCTGCGCATGCGTGCTGCCAGAAGGTCGTTTAGACCACCAGCCCGGCCCCACCCACGGCACTGAGGAAGCTAGGCCAGTCACCAACGCCAGAAAATGGATGAGTCCCCAGAACCAGCTCTAGTCGAACCCCTGGGACATGGAAACACAACCACACCGCCAACCGTTGACCCTACTGATGACCAAGAAGAAGACGACGAGACAAACCAGGTCAACGGTGAGGCAGAATACCCAACTGATCACAGAGAATATGACCTGGTTGACCAAAGATCTTCTGAACAGATTTATGAGGAAAAGGTACCCAACCAAACTGAAAGCGAAGAGTATGGACAGATCGAGCACCAGGTGTCTGGCCTGACGGATAGAAGAACTCCTCAACAGATGGAACGAAAATTGTCAAGACAGGCTGAGAGAAGAACTTCAGAGCAGACTGACCGCAGGACGTCCCTGTCATCCGACCGCAGGATGTCCACGGCCTCGGACCGCAGAGTGTCCGTGTCATCTGACCGCAGGATGTCCACGTCGTCTGACCGCAGGATGTCCACACCGTCTGACCGCAGGATGTCCGTGCCATCTGACCGCAGGATGTCCGTGCCGTCTGACCGCAGGGCCTCTGAGCAGGCTGATCGCAGGCTGTCCAGCCAGGCTGAGAGGAGGGTCTCTGAGCAGACTGACCGCAGGGTGTCTGTGCCATCTGACCGCAGGATGTCCTCGCCATCTGACCGCAGGATGTCCGTGCCGTCTGACCGCAGGGCCTCTGAGCAGGCCGATCGCAGGCTGTCCAGCCAGGCTGAGAGGAGGACTTCGGAGCAGGCTGATCGCAGGCTGTCCAGCCAGGCTGAGAGGAGGACTTCCGAGCAGGTTGATCACAGATTGTCTAGCCTAGCAGAGAGAAGAGCTTCGGAACAGGCTGACACCAGCTTGTTCATATCATCCGACCAAAGAGCTTCTGAACAAATTGACAGCAGGTCATCTGACCAGGCGGAGAGCAGAACTTTGGAGGATTCTGAGCATAGATTTTCTGGCCTGGCTGACCAAAGAACTCCTGAACAGACTGACCAAATATTGTTCAATCTATTTGAGAGTACTTCTGAGCACACTGATCAGGGATTGTCTGACCAAGTTGACCGCAAAACATCTGTAAAGACTCAGCTAGCTGAACAACAGGCTGTTGACCAAGCTGAAAACTCTACTGATCTTACTGTTGACAAGGCTGACTTCAGTGAACCTGACCAGGTGGACGACTTAGTGGACAAACAGGCTGATGACCTGTCTTCCAATGGATCATTTGACCAGTATGACAGAGTATTTTCTCAGTTCCGCGACAGCAAGGAGGATAAAGAGGCTGAGTACAGAATAGAGCCCTGCAAATTTGAAGATAGCCAAATACACCTCAATTCCAATAGTTCAGTTGCAATGGAAACTGAAACTGAAAGTCCAACCACTGTCTCAGCCCACCACCTACTGGATACCAGATTCACCAGTAATTTTGTAGCAAAAGATCCAGACTTTTACCAAAAATTCCCATCCATCTCATCCAAATGTGATAACACCAGTCAAGAAAACACCCAAGCCATAGAAATCAATCCTGTAGGTTCAAGGGGTATTTGATTCCTACTAAAACAGGCCCTACGGGGGTTAGGGTGGGAGAAGAGGGATAAGCAGTAGGAGGGCACTTGTAGGATTAGGatgagaaataaatccacacatg
Above is a genomic segment from Lepus europaeus isolate LE1 chromosome 2, mLepTim1.pri, whole genome shotgun sequence containing:
- the TEX55 gene encoding testis-specific expressed protein 55; this encodes MDESPEPALVEPLGHGNTTTPPTVDPTDDQEEDDETNQVNGEAEYPTDHREYDLVDQRSSEQIYEEKVPNQTESEEYGQIEHQVSGLTDRRTPQQMERKLSRQAERRTSEQTDRRTSLSSDRRMSTASDRRVSVSSDRRMSTSSDRRMSTPSDRRMSVPSDRRMSVPSDRRASEQADRRLSSQAERRVSEQTDRRVSVPSDRRMSSPSDRRMSVPSDRRASEQADRRLSSQAERRTSEQADRRLSSQAERRTSEQVDHRLSSLAERRASEQADTSLFISSDQRASEQIDSRSSDQAESRTLEDSEHRFSGLADQRTPEQTDQILFNLFESTSEHTDQGLSDQVDRKTSVKTQLAEQQAVDQAENSTDLTVDKADFSEPDQVDDLVDKQADDLSSNGSFDQYDRVFSQFRDSKEDKEAEYRIEPCKFEDSQIHLNSNSSVAMETETESPTTVSAHHLLDTRFTSNFVAKDPDFYQKFPSISSKCDNTSQENTQAIEINPDDFSEFEQERSYMEKQTHKRKFPPITYEDPYEVSLQYMEKHHILQIFQKITENLVYEKPEDPLHFMLRQVWNGIKEQSFYSQHCGLLQELLPSLPVGGGSVSRLPGPVERRVVPYKARESSILARYEGFVGALRPASAGIRENVAWLGAHVWPRPVRTVWENLQRAPRLTEENTVSRGPGELCGPGGT